The following proteins come from a genomic window of Natronosalvus vescus:
- a CDS encoding PQQ-binding-like beta-propeller repeat protein has translation MSRPVPTRRALLAATSVLAGGGLLASISSSVAGDSRVEADTDSVGWPAYHGRSGNTGFVPVEPGPEPPVELAWRYEHTGSTAVVDDIVYLQAGNGVHAIDAADGSVRWITDDIDAVGGLSVASDTVYVGGERLTALDAETGDVRWFVEESVPEPAVAHGLVFTVVDSTLTGFDAETGVERWTFTPDEEALFEDTSVAVADETVFVVSPSYIFARRAIDGSERWTYDSGDTDDGTGSRFEGAAPHRLAANDEYVAVPEFSDGGIDRIGLYDIEIGDRLWRTTGGVEGVRRVTITDDRLYVQGWYATGGVDLQTGETEWFAATDSGTDAGLPVATADAVYVGRRDEETDEHVLSAFDEDGDSELWTVEYDDVDWFRDSDGPIHWEELAIADGTLYASGIPSGPGRGLAAFRTTDSDETDDDGDADDGDESDKGDADDGDEDDDASGSTDGDSCPDETDDDNETDDEDSGGCPGNNDTDDSERTNRSESDGTDGSTNETTDDTDEGANETAESAAQTTDDGMPGFTAGASVVSGIIGLEWLRRQTAEDDSSE, from the coding sequence ATGTCTCGTCCAGTCCCAACCAGACGTGCACTGCTCGCAGCCACCAGCGTGCTCGCTGGCGGCGGGTTACTCGCTTCGATCAGTTCGTCCGTCGCGGGCGACTCGAGGGTCGAGGCCGACACCGATTCCGTTGGGTGGCCCGCCTATCACGGCCGGTCGGGAAATACGGGTTTCGTCCCTGTCGAACCTGGGCCCGAACCGCCGGTCGAACTCGCGTGGCGCTACGAGCACACCGGTTCGACGGCGGTGGTCGATGATATCGTCTACCTCCAGGCGGGAAACGGCGTCCACGCGATCGATGCTGCTGACGGCTCGGTGCGGTGGATCACGGACGACATCGACGCAGTAGGCGGGTTGTCCGTTGCCTCCGACACGGTGTACGTCGGTGGCGAGCGGTTGACTGCGCTCGATGCGGAGACCGGAGACGTTCGCTGGTTCGTCGAGGAGTCCGTACCGGAGCCAGCAGTTGCCCACGGACTCGTTTTCACCGTAGTCGACTCTACACTGACGGGCTTCGACGCCGAGACTGGCGTCGAGCGCTGGACGTTCACCCCGGACGAGGAGGCTCTTTTCGAGGACACCTCCGTTGCGGTCGCCGACGAGACCGTTTTCGTCGTCAGCCCATCCTACATTTTCGCCCGTCGCGCCATCGACGGAAGTGAGCGCTGGACGTACGATTCCGGTGACACTGACGACGGAACGGGGTCGAGGTTCGAAGGGGCAGCACCCCATCGACTCGCCGCGAACGACGAGTACGTGGCCGTTCCCGAGTTTTCAGACGGCGGGATCGACAGGATCGGTCTGTACGATATCGAGATCGGTGATCGACTATGGAGAACCACCGGCGGTGTCGAGGGTGTCAGGCGCGTGACGATCACCGACGATCGGCTCTACGTTCAGGGATGGTACGCCACCGGTGGTGTCGATCTGCAGACTGGCGAAACCGAGTGGTTCGCAGCGACGGATTCCGGAACGGACGCCGGATTGCCCGTCGCCACGGCTGATGCTGTCTACGTCGGGCGACGTGACGAAGAGACGGACGAACACGTTCTCTCTGCGTTCGACGAGGACGGCGATTCGGAACTGTGGACGGTCGAGTACGACGACGTCGACTGGTTCCGCGACAGTGACGGCCCGATTCACTGGGAGGAGCTTGCTATCGCCGATGGAACGCTCTACGCCAGTGGGATTCCGAGTGGGCCTGGTCGGGGGCTGGCTGCGTTTCGAACGACTGATTCGGACGAGACGGACGATGATGGAGATGCGGATGACGGTGATGAGAGCGATAAGGGGGATGCGGATGACGGTGATGAGGACGACGATGCGTCCGGATCGACCGACGGGGACAGTTGCCCAGACGAGACCGATGATGACAACGAGACCGACGATGAGGACAGCGGCGGCTGTCCCGGGAACAACGACACTGACGATAGTGAGCGCACAAATCGATCCGAATCCGATGGCACTGATGGGAGTACGAATGAAACAACCGATGACACTGATGAAGGAGCCAACGAAACTGCCGAATCGGCGGCCCAGACCACCGACGACGGTATGCCCGGTTTCACGGCCGGCGCAAGTGTCGTCAGCGGGATCATCGGCCTCGAGTGGCTCCGTCGACAGACGGCCGAGGACGATTCGAGCGAGTAA
- a CDS encoding helix-turn-helix transcriptional regulator, with translation MDTPLEEIEYLVSSDHRVGVLKALMREHCDRDDLRTATGASSPTMSRILADFEDHQWIERTGQTYQLTGLGAFVADQFVEFEQAMAYQRRLREVWSWLPHEIDGFSVELFTDVVISRPGPGYPYKPVERLTELIATANTMRGFGMALLKSGNLEPFFDQVQNGLECEYIYPPAVFDELLTWDEERVVETATRANYTVLLHDDLPLDDRCGICLFDDRVSICCYDSETGALQSLVDTGSDEMRAWAVSYYEQFREAAQVPDNELDLLSRR, from the coding sequence ATGGATACACCACTCGAGGAAATCGAGTACCTCGTCAGTTCGGATCATCGCGTCGGGGTGCTCAAGGCACTGATGAGAGAGCACTGTGACAGAGACGACCTGCGTACCGCAACAGGGGCCTCCTCCCCGACCATGAGCCGAATCCTCGCGGATTTCGAGGATCATCAGTGGATCGAACGAACGGGGCAGACGTACCAACTGACCGGTCTGGGTGCGTTCGTTGCCGATCAGTTTGTGGAGTTCGAGCAGGCGATGGCGTACCAACGGCGACTCCGCGAGGTCTGGTCGTGGCTGCCACACGAAATCGACGGATTCAGCGTCGAGTTGTTCACTGACGTCGTGATTTCCAGGCCAGGCCCTGGATACCCGTACAAACCTGTCGAACGACTCACGGAGCTCATCGCTACAGCGAATACGATGCGTGGATTTGGCATGGCGTTGCTCAAATCAGGTAATCTGGAACCGTTTTTCGATCAGGTTCAGAATGGTTTGGAGTGTGAGTACATCTATCCGCCCGCGGTTTTCGACGAACTCCTCACGTGGGACGAAGAACGAGTCGTGGAAACGGCCACACGAGCGAACTACACTGTCTTACTACACGACGACCTTCCGCTCGACGACCGGTGTGGGATCTGTCTCTTCGATGACCGAGTTAGCATCTGCTGCTATGACTCTGAGACGGGAGCGTTACAGTCGCTTGTCGACACCGGGAGTGACGAGATGCGTGCGTGGGCGGTGTCCTACTATGAACAGTTTCGAGAAGCGGCTCAGGTGCCCGATAACGAACTCGACCTGCTCTCGCGTCGGTAA
- a CDS encoding class I SAM-dependent methyltransferase, with the protein MSEHANQSSGWQLEQSASEAYEQYLVPPIFDPWAERLIETSGVHEGDHVLDVACGTGIVARRVAPRVSTYGAVTGIDINEGMIAVATESASDIEPSIEWRQGDATELPFPDERFDVVYCQQALQFFDDPGAALEEMQRVLRPGGHASLNVWRPLEYHPAYVTLADALERHIGDEAGDIMRSPFPSWNAEDLRTRIQDAGFDDVSVTIEIGSVRYPSIEAFVRREAASSPLAERIAAVGRDVRNELVHGLEDALHHYTDDEGIVSPMESYVVTAGRSL; encoded by the coding sequence ATGAGCGAACACGCAAATCAATCGTCAGGCTGGCAACTCGAGCAGAGTGCCTCCGAGGCCTACGAACAGTACCTCGTTCCGCCTATTTTCGACCCATGGGCCGAGCGATTGATCGAGACCAGTGGAGTACACGAAGGAGACCACGTCCTGGACGTTGCCTGCGGTACCGGTATCGTGGCACGCCGCGTCGCTCCTCGGGTAAGTACGTATGGCGCCGTCACGGGAATCGACATCAACGAGGGTATGATTGCAGTTGCAACAGAGTCCGCAAGCGACATCGAGCCCTCGATCGAGTGGCGGCAGGGTGATGCAACCGAATTACCCTTCCCCGATGAGCGTTTCGACGTCGTCTACTGTCAACAAGCCCTCCAGTTCTTCGACGATCCTGGGGCTGCACTCGAAGAGATGCAGCGAGTCCTCCGGCCTGGTGGTCACGCGTCACTGAACGTCTGGCGACCGCTCGAGTACCACCCAGCCTACGTGACGCTCGCCGACGCATTAGAGCGCCACATTGGTGACGAAGCTGGGGACATAATGCGCTCTCCGTTTCCTTCATGGAACGCCGAGGATCTACGAACGCGCATACAGGATGCGGGATTCGATGACGTATCAGTCACCATCGAGATCGGTTCGGTACGCTATCCGTCGATCGAAGCGTTCGTTCGTCGCGAGGCGGCGAGTTCTCCATTAGCTGAACGGATCGCGGCCGTCGGGCGGGACGTACGGAACGAACTGGTTCACGGACTCGAGGATGCGTTACACCACTACACTGACGATGAGGGTATCGTCTCCCCAATGGAATCGTACGTCGTCACCGCAGGTCGATCGCTGTGA
- a CDS encoding SagB/ThcOx family dehydrogenase, translating into MISALEYHERTKHSPQGVRESGYQLDFDNKPRPFKSYEDLPRRALSDRVRLTGIPALSTITPTHADFSHERPVPVDDLTALSYFSTGITKQLTRQDRELLFRAAACTGALYHIDLYAVCGDLEGLEAGVYHVDPRSLSLDVLREGDYRGILDAASDHDGVSTAPVTFVVTSTWWRNAWKYRDRAYRHAFWDSGTVLANLLATAESLSLPAEVVLGFADEPVAELLGVDPEREAPLELVPVGTGDHVPDATRIDPIDPATSPLSPDEREFPLIHDAWRASTLESGGEARDWRSRARERSIGRREGGDGDRIELDPVDYETESKRPLHETIRRRGSCRAYEREPVSFRKFSTVLDRATRGVPLDGRGSDSPSLQFVDAYMIANGVDGVSPGSYHYHPEAGELERLTDGECRSEAAHLALDQRLGGEAAACLYFLTDLDVVVDRLGNRGYQLAQLEAAATAGRCYLATYAHRNLGGTGLTFYDDFVTTFLSPRADGQTPMFLYTLGEPA; encoded by the coding sequence ATGATCAGCGCCCTCGAGTACCACGAACGCACCAAACACTCTCCACAGGGCGTTCGGGAGAGTGGTTACCAGCTCGATTTCGACAACAAGCCCCGTCCGTTTAAGAGCTACGAGGATCTCCCACGGCGAGCGTTGTCCGATCGTGTTCGGCTAACTGGCATTCCGGCACTGTCGACGATCACACCCACCCACGCCGACTTCTCACACGAGCGCCCGGTACCCGTGGACGACCTCACGGCGCTGTCGTACTTCTCGACCGGGATCACGAAACAGCTCACCCGCCAGGATCGCGAACTGCTCTTTCGTGCCGCGGCCTGTACCGGGGCGCTGTACCATATCGATCTCTACGCAGTCTGTGGCGACCTCGAGGGACTGGAAGCCGGCGTCTACCACGTCGATCCCCGATCGCTATCGCTCGACGTGCTTCGCGAGGGGGATTACCGGGGCATCCTTGACGCCGCTAGCGACCACGACGGTGTTTCGACCGCGCCGGTCACGTTCGTCGTGACGTCGACCTGGTGGCGAAACGCCTGGAAGTACCGAGACCGTGCGTATCGCCACGCTTTCTGGGATTCGGGAACAGTGCTCGCCAACCTGTTGGCGACCGCGGAGTCGCTTTCCCTGCCTGCGGAAGTCGTTCTCGGGTTCGCCGACGAACCCGTCGCCGAACTACTGGGTGTCGATCCCGAGCGAGAAGCGCCGCTCGAACTCGTCCCCGTCGGCACGGGAGATCACGTGCCCGACGCCACTCGTATCGATCCGATCGATCCGGCGACATCGCCGCTGTCACCAGACGAGCGGGAGTTCCCGCTCATCCACGACGCCTGGCGTGCGAGCACGCTCGAGAGCGGCGGAGAAGCCCGCGACTGGCGTTCTCGCGCACGAGAGCGGTCGATCGGGCGACGGGAAGGCGGCGACGGCGACCGGATCGAACTCGACCCGGTCGATTACGAAACGGAGTCGAAGCGGCCACTTCACGAGACGATCCGTCGTCGCGGATCCTGTCGCGCATACGAGCGGGAGCCGGTGAGCTTTCGAAAATTTTCGACGGTGCTGGATCGCGCTACCCGCGGTGTTCCTCTCGATGGCCGCGGATCAGATTCGCCGTCGCTCCAGTTCGTCGACGCGTACATGATCGCCAACGGCGTCGACGGTGTTTCACCGGGTTCCTACCACTACCATCCCGAAGCGGGTGAACTCGAGCGCCTGACCGACGGCGAGTGCCGTAGCGAGGCTGCACACCTCGCACTCGATCAACGCCTCGGCGGGGAGGCCGCCGCCTGTCTGTACTTCCTGACGGATCTCGATGTCGTCGTCGACCGGCTCGGGAATCGGGGATACCAGCTGGCTCAACTCGAGGCTGCGGCGACGGCTGGCCGCTGCTATCTGGCAACCTACGCACATCGGAATCTCGGCGGAACCGGGCTGACGTTCTACGATGACTTCGTAACGACGTTTCTGTCACCCCGAGCTGACGGACAGACGCCGATG